The proteins below are encoded in one region of Megalops cyprinoides isolate fMegCyp1 chromosome 14, fMegCyp1.pri, whole genome shotgun sequence:
- the LOC118789481 gene encoding WW domain-binding protein 4-like has protein sequence MEEEALEAFQEDLERLGSESGSSEPHSEKPEVEAPSAADNDSDAWIEGVTDDGLTYYYNTLTGEAQWEKPEGFPTESTTAAQTEPQNEKSSSCPWMEALSPDGYTYYYNTETGESSWAKPADYSDPDERDSNGGAEGRSDSPFPPPEPLSGEDRGSESSSGRASDVVEFGEPEVPEKREEENLQGEEEEKNENDDGDDNDVDEKARPATPKDKEEEDVTPAKKPRNIEPLEKSEEEQGSNEQGDLLPPRVESEPAATVATTQPRERRSRGRGSAVTPMEDRGSTRESLRKRKVENGKSRATQRGK, from the exons ATGGAAGAAGAGGCGCTGGAAGCGTTTCAGGAGGACCTGGAAAGGTTAGGGTCTGAATCAG GCAGCTCAGAGCCTCATAGTGAAAAGCCTGAAGTGGAGGCTCCTTCGGCCGCTGACAATGACTCGGACGCGTGGATCGAGGGTGTCACAGATGATGGGCTCACCTACTACTACAACACGCTGACAGGAG aggctCAGTGGGAAAAACCAGAGGGATTCCCAACGGAGAGCACAACTGCTGCACAAACAGAACCACAAAATGAG AAGTCTTCAAGCTGCCCGTGGATGGAGGCTTTGAGCCCAGACGGATATACGTACTACTATAACACGGAAACTGGGG AGTCCAGCTGGGCTAAGCCTGCAGACTACTCTGACCCTGACGAGCGTGATAGTAATGGGGGAGCAGAGGGGCGGTCCGACTCCCCGTTCCCCCCGCCGGAGCCCCTGTCAGGGGAGGACAGGGGATCCGAGAGCAGCTCGGGCAGAGCGTCAGACGTGGTGGAGTTTGGAGAGCCCGAGGTCCCTGAG aaaagagaagaggagaatttgcagggagaggaagaggagaagaatgaaaatgatgatggtgatgataacGATGTGGATGAGAAGGCCAGACCTGCTACTCCAAAAgataaggaggaggaggatgtgaCCCCAGCAAAGAAACCCCGGAACATCGAACCCCTTGAGAAGAGTGAGGAAGAACAGGGCTCAAA TGAGCAGGGGGATCTGCTGCCACCCAGGGTGGAGAGTGAGCCTGCTGCCACAGTAGCCACAACTCAGCCACGGGAGCGCAGGTCTCGGGGGAGGGGCAGCGCTGTCACCCCAATGGAGGACAGGGGCAGCACACGAGAGTCCctcaggaagaggaaggtggaAAATGGCAAGTCCAGGGCCACTCAGAGGGGCAAGTAG
- the LOC118789562 gene encoding SLAIN motif-containing protein 1-like isoform X1, whose product MEATVLHSQMMADVNCNKNVNAELEVKKLQELVRKLEKQNEQLRTRANAVSTCTATSHILQSSSACLHRSSVGAAASPVFAGSYCIPSPLPTLFCPSALDPFCEAEEPFSYFHTHSAPYAEAEDVCNDPTEPTVLDEVDILDLNSLLPCNEGSEDTWLYVSPKAKPWREYTLSPLQWCRQVLDNPRPEVEAAKRSLCHRLEQAHRWRGVVSSRVSPALTPVAGVPPLRSSFKPCSKPAVPEQAASSSSSSHTPLHLTPTANGKGCSDNAERSPSFLCQSANLRLKYGMSPINRSEGSSRRQLPLSRQSSLDSELSTSELEDDSISMGYKLQDLTDVQVMARLQEESLRQDYASSSASINRRSSSFSFYSRRRGVGSQPDLPSEERCDGPPPLEARLGRAMPLQRGLPHSHTFSSVRDCRRGPSAPQHLSNLSYHQYSSPAVQGYIPEVESHRPSTGPTIWNQPEYENKLQRSMPNLVRAPSMPSVPSMFSIHSPAGHTSSFSSIRNSHSFDSSNALAKLQSSIPSPGQLQHRVQSVGNFSTSARQPLKATAYVSPTIQGPSSANAAVSSHSSIPLPSKPSGLSAMGRSGLPRPASFIGTTAIPRSKIAQPMRSLLNPPKSLSALSTLRDSSWRDGCY is encoded by the exons atGGAAGCAACAGTGTTACATTCTCAAATGATGGCGGACGTTAActgcaacaaaaatgtaaacgcGGAGCTTGAGGTGAAAAAGCTGCAAGAACTCGTCCGTAAATTGGAGAAGCAAAACGAACAACTAAGGACCCGGGCAAACGCTGTAAGCACTTGCACAGCTACCTCCCACATCCTACAGTCTTCGTCGGCCTGTTTGCACCGCAGTTCCGTCGGTGCTGCTGCTAGCCCAGTTTTCGCAGGGAGTTATTGCATTCCGAGCCCGCTACCTACTCTCTTCTGTCCGTCCGCTCTAGACCCGTTTTGCGAGGCAGAAGAGCCCTTCTCTTATTTCCACACGCACTCTGCACCTTACGCCGAGGCAGAAGATGTCTGTAACGACCCCACAGAACCTACAGTCTTGGACGAAGTTGATATATTAGACTTAAATTCCTTGCTCCCTTGCAATGAGGGGTCTGAAGATACCTG GTTATATGTGTCTCCAAAGGCCAAGCCTTGGAGAGAATATACCCTCAGCCCACTGCAGTGGTGCAGGCAAGTTCTGGACAACCCCAGACCTGAGGTGGAAGCTGCCAAGCGTTCCCTGTGTCACAGGCTGGAGCAAG CCCACAGGTGGAGGGGTGTCGTCTCCAGCCGTGTCTCCCCTGCCCTCACCCCTGTAGCTGGAGTGCCCCCCCTCCGCAGCTCCTTCAAGCCCTGCTCCAAGCCTGCAGTGCCAGAGCAAGCAG cttcatcctcctcatccaGCCATACTCCACTCCACCTGACTCCAACAGCCAATGGGAAGGGCTGCTCAGACAATGCCGAGAGATCTCCCTCATTTCTCTGTCAGTCAGCCAATCTCC GTCTGAAGTACGGAATGTCTCCCATCAACCGATCTGAAGGTTCCAGTCGCAGACAGCTGCCTCTCAGCCGCCAGTCTTCCCTCGACAGCGAGCTCAGCACTTCCGAACTGGAGGACGACTCCATCTCCATGGGCTACAAGCTGCAGGACCTAACGGACGTGCAGGTCATGGCCCGGCTGCAGGAAGAGA gtctGCGTCAGGACTACGCCTCCAGCTCAGCCTCCATCAACCGGAGGAGCTCCAGCTTCTCCTTTTACTCGCGCCGGAGGGGGGTGGGCAGCCAGCCGGATCTGCCGAGCGAGGAGAGGTGCGATGGGCCGCCTCCACTGGAGGCCCGCCTGGGCCGGGCCATGCCCCTGCAGCGAGGCCTGCCCCACTCCCACACCTTCTCCAGTGTGAGGGACTGCCGCCGCGGCCCCTCTGCCCCTCAGCACCTCAGCAACCTCTCCTACCACCAGTACTCCAGCCCCGCTGTGCAGGGCTATATCCCTGAGGTGGAGAGCCACAGGCCTAGCACAG GACCTACTATTTGGAATCAACCTGAATATGAGA ATAAGCTGCAGAGAAGCATGCCCAACCTGGTGCGGGCTCCCAGCATGCCCAGCGTCCCGAGCATGTTCAGCATCCACAGCCCCGCCGGCCACaccagctccttctcctccatccGCAACAGCCACAGCTTCGACTCGTCCAACGCCCTGGCCAAGCTGCAGTCCTCAA TTCCCTCCCCAGGTCAGCTGCAGCACCGTGTCCAGAGCGTGGGGAACTTCTCCACATCTGCGCGGCAGCCCCTCAAGGCCACGGCCTACGTCAGCCCCACCATACAGGGTCCCAGCTCCGCGAACGCCGCCGTCAGTTCGCACTCCAGCATTCCCCTCCCCAGCAAGCCCAGCGGCTTGTCCGCCATGGGCCGCAGCGGCCTGCCACGGCCCGCCTCCTTCATCGGAACCACGGCCATCCCTCGCAGCAAAATCGCCCAGCCAATGCGCAG TTTACTCAACCCCCCAAAGAGCCTCTCTGCACTCAGCACTCTGCGAGATAGCAGCTGGAGAGATGGGTGCTACTAA
- the LOC118789562 gene encoding SLAIN motif-containing protein 1-like isoform X3, translating into MEATVLHSQMMADVNCNKNVNAELEVKKLQELVRKLEKQNEQLRTRANAVSTCTATSHILQSSSACLHRSSVGAAASPVFAGSYCIPSPLPTLFCPSALDPFCEAEEPFSYFHTHSAPYAEAEDVCNDPTEPTVLDEVDILDLNSLLPCNEGSEDTWLYVSPKAKPWREYTLSPLQWCRQVLDNPRPEVEAAKRSLCHRLEQAHRWRGVVSSRVSPALTPVAGVPPLRSSFKPCSKPAVPEQAASSSSSSHTPLHLTPTANGKGCSDNAERSPSFLCQSANLRLKYGMSPINRSEGSSRRQLPLSRQSSLDSELSTSELEDDSISMGYKLQDLTDVQVMARLQEESLRQDYASSSASINRRSSSFSFYSRRRGVGSQPDLPSEERCDGPPPLEARLGRAMPLQRGLPHSHTFSSVRDCRRGPSAPQHLSNLSYHQYSSPAVQGYIPEVESHRPSTDKLQRSMPNLVRAPSMPSVPSMFSIHSPAGHTSSFSSIRNSHSFDSSNALAKLQSSIPSPGQLQHRVQSVGNFSTSARQPLKATAYVSPTIQGPSSANAAVSSHSSIPLPSKPSGLSAMGRSGLPRPASFIGTTAIPRSKIAQPMRSLLNPPKSLSALSTLRDSSWRDGCY; encoded by the exons atGGAAGCAACAGTGTTACATTCTCAAATGATGGCGGACGTTAActgcaacaaaaatgtaaacgcGGAGCTTGAGGTGAAAAAGCTGCAAGAACTCGTCCGTAAATTGGAGAAGCAAAACGAACAACTAAGGACCCGGGCAAACGCTGTAAGCACTTGCACAGCTACCTCCCACATCCTACAGTCTTCGTCGGCCTGTTTGCACCGCAGTTCCGTCGGTGCTGCTGCTAGCCCAGTTTTCGCAGGGAGTTATTGCATTCCGAGCCCGCTACCTACTCTCTTCTGTCCGTCCGCTCTAGACCCGTTTTGCGAGGCAGAAGAGCCCTTCTCTTATTTCCACACGCACTCTGCACCTTACGCCGAGGCAGAAGATGTCTGTAACGACCCCACAGAACCTACAGTCTTGGACGAAGTTGATATATTAGACTTAAATTCCTTGCTCCCTTGCAATGAGGGGTCTGAAGATACCTG GTTATATGTGTCTCCAAAGGCCAAGCCTTGGAGAGAATATACCCTCAGCCCACTGCAGTGGTGCAGGCAAGTTCTGGACAACCCCAGACCTGAGGTGGAAGCTGCCAAGCGTTCCCTGTGTCACAGGCTGGAGCAAG CCCACAGGTGGAGGGGTGTCGTCTCCAGCCGTGTCTCCCCTGCCCTCACCCCTGTAGCTGGAGTGCCCCCCCTCCGCAGCTCCTTCAAGCCCTGCTCCAAGCCTGCAGTGCCAGAGCAAGCAG cttcatcctcctcatccaGCCATACTCCACTCCACCTGACTCCAACAGCCAATGGGAAGGGCTGCTCAGACAATGCCGAGAGATCTCCCTCATTTCTCTGTCAGTCAGCCAATCTCC GTCTGAAGTACGGAATGTCTCCCATCAACCGATCTGAAGGTTCCAGTCGCAGACAGCTGCCTCTCAGCCGCCAGTCTTCCCTCGACAGCGAGCTCAGCACTTCCGAACTGGAGGACGACTCCATCTCCATGGGCTACAAGCTGCAGGACCTAACGGACGTGCAGGTCATGGCCCGGCTGCAGGAAGAGA gtctGCGTCAGGACTACGCCTCCAGCTCAGCCTCCATCAACCGGAGGAGCTCCAGCTTCTCCTTTTACTCGCGCCGGAGGGGGGTGGGCAGCCAGCCGGATCTGCCGAGCGAGGAGAGGTGCGATGGGCCGCCTCCACTGGAGGCCCGCCTGGGCCGGGCCATGCCCCTGCAGCGAGGCCTGCCCCACTCCCACACCTTCTCCAGTGTGAGGGACTGCCGCCGCGGCCCCTCTGCCCCTCAGCACCTCAGCAACCTCTCCTACCACCAGTACTCCAGCCCCGCTGTGCAGGGCTATATCCCTGAGGTGGAGAGCCACAGGCCTAGCACAG ATAAGCTGCAGAGAAGCATGCCCAACCTGGTGCGGGCTCCCAGCATGCCCAGCGTCCCGAGCATGTTCAGCATCCACAGCCCCGCCGGCCACaccagctccttctcctccatccGCAACAGCCACAGCTTCGACTCGTCCAACGCCCTGGCCAAGCTGCAGTCCTCAA TTCCCTCCCCAGGTCAGCTGCAGCACCGTGTCCAGAGCGTGGGGAACTTCTCCACATCTGCGCGGCAGCCCCTCAAGGCCACGGCCTACGTCAGCCCCACCATACAGGGTCCCAGCTCCGCGAACGCCGCCGTCAGTTCGCACTCCAGCATTCCCCTCCCCAGCAAGCCCAGCGGCTTGTCCGCCATGGGCCGCAGCGGCCTGCCACGGCCCGCCTCCTTCATCGGAACCACGGCCATCCCTCGCAGCAAAATCGCCCAGCCAATGCGCAG TTTACTCAACCCCCCAAAGAGCCTCTCTGCACTCAGCACTCTGCGAGATAGCAGCTGGAGAGATGGGTGCTACTAA
- the LOC118789562 gene encoding SLAIN motif-containing protein 1-like isoform X2, with amino-acid sequence MEATVLHSQMMADVNCNKNVNAELEVKKLQELVRKLEKQNEQLRTRANAVSTCTATSHILQSSSACLHRSSVGAAASPVFAGSYCIPSPLPTLFCPSALDPFCEAEEPFSYFHTHSAPYAEAEDVCNDPTEPTVLDEVDILDLNSLLPCNEGSEDTWLYVSPKAKPWREYTLSPLQWCRQVLDNPRPEVEAAKRSLCHRLEQAHRWRGVVSSRVSPALTPVAGVPPLRSSFKPCSKPAVPEQAASSSSSSHTPLHLTPTANGKGCSDNAERSPSFLCLKYGMSPINRSEGSSRRQLPLSRQSSLDSELSTSELEDDSISMGYKLQDLTDVQVMARLQEESLRQDYASSSASINRRSSSFSFYSRRRGVGSQPDLPSEERCDGPPPLEARLGRAMPLQRGLPHSHTFSSVRDCRRGPSAPQHLSNLSYHQYSSPAVQGYIPEVESHRPSTGPTIWNQPEYENKLQRSMPNLVRAPSMPSVPSMFSIHSPAGHTSSFSSIRNSHSFDSSNALAKLQSSIPSPGQLQHRVQSVGNFSTSARQPLKATAYVSPTIQGPSSANAAVSSHSSIPLPSKPSGLSAMGRSGLPRPASFIGTTAIPRSKIAQPMRSLLNPPKSLSALSTLRDSSWRDGCY; translated from the exons atGGAAGCAACAGTGTTACATTCTCAAATGATGGCGGACGTTAActgcaacaaaaatgtaaacgcGGAGCTTGAGGTGAAAAAGCTGCAAGAACTCGTCCGTAAATTGGAGAAGCAAAACGAACAACTAAGGACCCGGGCAAACGCTGTAAGCACTTGCACAGCTACCTCCCACATCCTACAGTCTTCGTCGGCCTGTTTGCACCGCAGTTCCGTCGGTGCTGCTGCTAGCCCAGTTTTCGCAGGGAGTTATTGCATTCCGAGCCCGCTACCTACTCTCTTCTGTCCGTCCGCTCTAGACCCGTTTTGCGAGGCAGAAGAGCCCTTCTCTTATTTCCACACGCACTCTGCACCTTACGCCGAGGCAGAAGATGTCTGTAACGACCCCACAGAACCTACAGTCTTGGACGAAGTTGATATATTAGACTTAAATTCCTTGCTCCCTTGCAATGAGGGGTCTGAAGATACCTG GTTATATGTGTCTCCAAAGGCCAAGCCTTGGAGAGAATATACCCTCAGCCCACTGCAGTGGTGCAGGCAAGTTCTGGACAACCCCAGACCTGAGGTGGAAGCTGCCAAGCGTTCCCTGTGTCACAGGCTGGAGCAAG CCCACAGGTGGAGGGGTGTCGTCTCCAGCCGTGTCTCCCCTGCCCTCACCCCTGTAGCTGGAGTGCCCCCCCTCCGCAGCTCCTTCAAGCCCTGCTCCAAGCCTGCAGTGCCAGAGCAAGCAG cttcatcctcctcatccaGCCATACTCCACTCCACCTGACTCCAACAGCCAATGGGAAGGGCTGCTCAGACAATGCCGAGAGATCTCCCTCATTTCTCT GTCTGAAGTACGGAATGTCTCCCATCAACCGATCTGAAGGTTCCAGTCGCAGACAGCTGCCTCTCAGCCGCCAGTCTTCCCTCGACAGCGAGCTCAGCACTTCCGAACTGGAGGACGACTCCATCTCCATGGGCTACAAGCTGCAGGACCTAACGGACGTGCAGGTCATGGCCCGGCTGCAGGAAGAGA gtctGCGTCAGGACTACGCCTCCAGCTCAGCCTCCATCAACCGGAGGAGCTCCAGCTTCTCCTTTTACTCGCGCCGGAGGGGGGTGGGCAGCCAGCCGGATCTGCCGAGCGAGGAGAGGTGCGATGGGCCGCCTCCACTGGAGGCCCGCCTGGGCCGGGCCATGCCCCTGCAGCGAGGCCTGCCCCACTCCCACACCTTCTCCAGTGTGAGGGACTGCCGCCGCGGCCCCTCTGCCCCTCAGCACCTCAGCAACCTCTCCTACCACCAGTACTCCAGCCCCGCTGTGCAGGGCTATATCCCTGAGGTGGAGAGCCACAGGCCTAGCACAG GACCTACTATTTGGAATCAACCTGAATATGAGA ATAAGCTGCAGAGAAGCATGCCCAACCTGGTGCGGGCTCCCAGCATGCCCAGCGTCCCGAGCATGTTCAGCATCCACAGCCCCGCCGGCCACaccagctccttctcctccatccGCAACAGCCACAGCTTCGACTCGTCCAACGCCCTGGCCAAGCTGCAGTCCTCAA TTCCCTCCCCAGGTCAGCTGCAGCACCGTGTCCAGAGCGTGGGGAACTTCTCCACATCTGCGCGGCAGCCCCTCAAGGCCACGGCCTACGTCAGCCCCACCATACAGGGTCCCAGCTCCGCGAACGCCGCCGTCAGTTCGCACTCCAGCATTCCCCTCCCCAGCAAGCCCAGCGGCTTGTCCGCCATGGGCCGCAGCGGCCTGCCACGGCCCGCCTCCTTCATCGGAACCACGGCCATCCCTCGCAGCAAAATCGCCCAGCCAATGCGCAG TTTACTCAACCCCCCAAAGAGCCTCTCTGCACTCAGCACTCTGCGAGATAGCAGCTGGAGAGATGGGTGCTACTAA
- the LOC118789562 gene encoding SLAIN motif-containing protein 1-like isoform X5 — translation MEATVLHSQMMADVNCNKNVNAELEVKKLQELVRKLEKQNEQLRTRANAVSTCTATSHILQSSSACLHRSSVGAAASPVFAGSYCIPSPLPTLFCPSALDPFCEAEEPFSYFHTHSAPYAEAEDVCNDPTEPTVLDEVDILDLNSLLPCNEGSEDTWLYVSPKAKPWREYTLSPLQWCRQVLDNPRPEVEAAKRSLCHRLEQAHRWRGVVSSRVSPALTPVAGVPPLRSSFKPCSKPAVPEQAGLKYGMSPINRSEGSSRRQLPLSRQSSLDSELSTSELEDDSISMGYKLQDLTDVQVMARLQEESLRQDYASSSASINRRSSSFSFYSRRRGVGSQPDLPSEERCDGPPPLEARLGRAMPLQRGLPHSHTFSSVRDCRRGPSAPQHLSNLSYHQYSSPAVQGYIPEVESHRPSTGPTIWNQPEYENKLQRSMPNLVRAPSMPSVPSMFSIHSPAGHTSSFSSIRNSHSFDSSNALAKLQSSIPSPGQLQHRVQSVGNFSTSARQPLKATAYVSPTIQGPSSANAAVSSHSSIPLPSKPSGLSAMGRSGLPRPASFIGTTAIPRSKIAQPMRSLLNPPKSLSALSTLRDSSWRDGCY, via the exons atGGAAGCAACAGTGTTACATTCTCAAATGATGGCGGACGTTAActgcaacaaaaatgtaaacgcGGAGCTTGAGGTGAAAAAGCTGCAAGAACTCGTCCGTAAATTGGAGAAGCAAAACGAACAACTAAGGACCCGGGCAAACGCTGTAAGCACTTGCACAGCTACCTCCCACATCCTACAGTCTTCGTCGGCCTGTTTGCACCGCAGTTCCGTCGGTGCTGCTGCTAGCCCAGTTTTCGCAGGGAGTTATTGCATTCCGAGCCCGCTACCTACTCTCTTCTGTCCGTCCGCTCTAGACCCGTTTTGCGAGGCAGAAGAGCCCTTCTCTTATTTCCACACGCACTCTGCACCTTACGCCGAGGCAGAAGATGTCTGTAACGACCCCACAGAACCTACAGTCTTGGACGAAGTTGATATATTAGACTTAAATTCCTTGCTCCCTTGCAATGAGGGGTCTGAAGATACCTG GTTATATGTGTCTCCAAAGGCCAAGCCTTGGAGAGAATATACCCTCAGCCCACTGCAGTGGTGCAGGCAAGTTCTGGACAACCCCAGACCTGAGGTGGAAGCTGCCAAGCGTTCCCTGTGTCACAGGCTGGAGCAAG CCCACAGGTGGAGGGGTGTCGTCTCCAGCCGTGTCTCCCCTGCCCTCACCCCTGTAGCTGGAGTGCCCCCCCTCCGCAGCTCCTTCAAGCCCTGCTCCAAGCCTGCAGTGCCAGAGCAAGCAG GTCTGAAGTACGGAATGTCTCCCATCAACCGATCTGAAGGTTCCAGTCGCAGACAGCTGCCTCTCAGCCGCCAGTCTTCCCTCGACAGCGAGCTCAGCACTTCCGAACTGGAGGACGACTCCATCTCCATGGGCTACAAGCTGCAGGACCTAACGGACGTGCAGGTCATGGCCCGGCTGCAGGAAGAGA gtctGCGTCAGGACTACGCCTCCAGCTCAGCCTCCATCAACCGGAGGAGCTCCAGCTTCTCCTTTTACTCGCGCCGGAGGGGGGTGGGCAGCCAGCCGGATCTGCCGAGCGAGGAGAGGTGCGATGGGCCGCCTCCACTGGAGGCCCGCCTGGGCCGGGCCATGCCCCTGCAGCGAGGCCTGCCCCACTCCCACACCTTCTCCAGTGTGAGGGACTGCCGCCGCGGCCCCTCTGCCCCTCAGCACCTCAGCAACCTCTCCTACCACCAGTACTCCAGCCCCGCTGTGCAGGGCTATATCCCTGAGGTGGAGAGCCACAGGCCTAGCACAG GACCTACTATTTGGAATCAACCTGAATATGAGA ATAAGCTGCAGAGAAGCATGCCCAACCTGGTGCGGGCTCCCAGCATGCCCAGCGTCCCGAGCATGTTCAGCATCCACAGCCCCGCCGGCCACaccagctccttctcctccatccGCAACAGCCACAGCTTCGACTCGTCCAACGCCCTGGCCAAGCTGCAGTCCTCAA TTCCCTCCCCAGGTCAGCTGCAGCACCGTGTCCAGAGCGTGGGGAACTTCTCCACATCTGCGCGGCAGCCCCTCAAGGCCACGGCCTACGTCAGCCCCACCATACAGGGTCCCAGCTCCGCGAACGCCGCCGTCAGTTCGCACTCCAGCATTCCCCTCCCCAGCAAGCCCAGCGGCTTGTCCGCCATGGGCCGCAGCGGCCTGCCACGGCCCGCCTCCTTCATCGGAACCACGGCCATCCCTCGCAGCAAAATCGCCCAGCCAATGCGCAG TTTACTCAACCCCCCAAAGAGCCTCTCTGCACTCAGCACTCTGCGAGATAGCAGCTGGAGAGATGGGTGCTACTAA
- the LOC118789562 gene encoding SLAIN motif-containing protein 1-like isoform X4, with protein MEATVLHSQMMADVNCNKNVNAELEVKKLQELVRKLEKQNEQLRTRANAVSTCTATSHILQSSSACLHRSSVGAAASPVFAGSYCIPSPLPTLFCPSALDPFCEAEEPFSYFHTHSAPYAEAEDVCNDPTEPTVLDEVDILDLNSLLPCNEGSEDTWLYVSPKAKPWREYTLSPLQWCRQVLDNPRPEVEAAKRSLCHRLEQAHRWRGVVSSRVSPALTPVAGVPPLRSSFKPCSKPAVPEQAASSSSSSHTPLHLTPTANGKGCSDNAERSPSFLCQSANLRSSRRQLPLSRQSSLDSELSTSELEDDSISMGYKLQDLTDVQVMARLQEESLRQDYASSSASINRRSSSFSFYSRRRGVGSQPDLPSEERCDGPPPLEARLGRAMPLQRGLPHSHTFSSVRDCRRGPSAPQHLSNLSYHQYSSPAVQGYIPEVESHRPSTGPTIWNQPEYENKLQRSMPNLVRAPSMPSVPSMFSIHSPAGHTSSFSSIRNSHSFDSSNALAKLQSSIPSPGQLQHRVQSVGNFSTSARQPLKATAYVSPTIQGPSSANAAVSSHSSIPLPSKPSGLSAMGRSGLPRPASFIGTTAIPRSKIAQPMRSLLNPPKSLSALSTLRDSSWRDGCY; from the exons atGGAAGCAACAGTGTTACATTCTCAAATGATGGCGGACGTTAActgcaacaaaaatgtaaacgcGGAGCTTGAGGTGAAAAAGCTGCAAGAACTCGTCCGTAAATTGGAGAAGCAAAACGAACAACTAAGGACCCGGGCAAACGCTGTAAGCACTTGCACAGCTACCTCCCACATCCTACAGTCTTCGTCGGCCTGTTTGCACCGCAGTTCCGTCGGTGCTGCTGCTAGCCCAGTTTTCGCAGGGAGTTATTGCATTCCGAGCCCGCTACCTACTCTCTTCTGTCCGTCCGCTCTAGACCCGTTTTGCGAGGCAGAAGAGCCCTTCTCTTATTTCCACACGCACTCTGCACCTTACGCCGAGGCAGAAGATGTCTGTAACGACCCCACAGAACCTACAGTCTTGGACGAAGTTGATATATTAGACTTAAATTCCTTGCTCCCTTGCAATGAGGGGTCTGAAGATACCTG GTTATATGTGTCTCCAAAGGCCAAGCCTTGGAGAGAATATACCCTCAGCCCACTGCAGTGGTGCAGGCAAGTTCTGGACAACCCCAGACCTGAGGTGGAAGCTGCCAAGCGTTCCCTGTGTCACAGGCTGGAGCAAG CCCACAGGTGGAGGGGTGTCGTCTCCAGCCGTGTCTCCCCTGCCCTCACCCCTGTAGCTGGAGTGCCCCCCCTCCGCAGCTCCTTCAAGCCCTGCTCCAAGCCTGCAGTGCCAGAGCAAGCAG cttcatcctcctcatccaGCCATACTCCACTCCACCTGACTCCAACAGCCAATGGGAAGGGCTGCTCAGACAATGCCGAGAGATCTCCCTCATTTCTCTGTCAGTCAGCCAATCTCC GTTCCAGTCGCAGACAGCTGCCTCTCAGCCGCCAGTCTTCCCTCGACAGCGAGCTCAGCACTTCCGAACTGGAGGACGACTCCATCTCCATGGGCTACAAGCTGCAGGACCTAACGGACGTGCAGGTCATGGCCCGGCTGCAGGAAGAGA gtctGCGTCAGGACTACGCCTCCAGCTCAGCCTCCATCAACCGGAGGAGCTCCAGCTTCTCCTTTTACTCGCGCCGGAGGGGGGTGGGCAGCCAGCCGGATCTGCCGAGCGAGGAGAGGTGCGATGGGCCGCCTCCACTGGAGGCCCGCCTGGGCCGGGCCATGCCCCTGCAGCGAGGCCTGCCCCACTCCCACACCTTCTCCAGTGTGAGGGACTGCCGCCGCGGCCCCTCTGCCCCTCAGCACCTCAGCAACCTCTCCTACCACCAGTACTCCAGCCCCGCTGTGCAGGGCTATATCCCTGAGGTGGAGAGCCACAGGCCTAGCACAG GACCTACTATTTGGAATCAACCTGAATATGAGA ATAAGCTGCAGAGAAGCATGCCCAACCTGGTGCGGGCTCCCAGCATGCCCAGCGTCCCGAGCATGTTCAGCATCCACAGCCCCGCCGGCCACaccagctccttctcctccatccGCAACAGCCACAGCTTCGACTCGTCCAACGCCCTGGCCAAGCTGCAGTCCTCAA TTCCCTCCCCAGGTCAGCTGCAGCACCGTGTCCAGAGCGTGGGGAACTTCTCCACATCTGCGCGGCAGCCCCTCAAGGCCACGGCCTACGTCAGCCCCACCATACAGGGTCCCAGCTCCGCGAACGCCGCCGTCAGTTCGCACTCCAGCATTCCCCTCCCCAGCAAGCCCAGCGGCTTGTCCGCCATGGGCCGCAGCGGCCTGCCACGGCCCGCCTCCTTCATCGGAACCACGGCCATCCCTCGCAGCAAAATCGCCCAGCCAATGCGCAG TTTACTCAACCCCCCAAAGAGCCTCTCTGCACTCAGCACTCTGCGAGATAGCAGCTGGAGAGATGGGTGCTACTAA